Proteins encoded in a region of the Gemmatimonadota bacterium genome:
- a CDS encoding aspartate aminotransferase family protein: MQPEEFRRHGHAIVDWLADYLRDIEQQRIVPDVMPGALRRALPTTAPEGGEPFDQILDDFRTQIVPGMTHWGHPGWFAFFPSNASPPSILGEFLTAGLAAQCMSWVTSPAATELEQVVMAWYRQLLSLPDGFTGVIQDTASSSTLVAFLTARQRAGANLSRCTAYWSSEAHSSVAKAARLSGLADSHCRVVAVDGDFAMRPEVLAMMMADDVAAGLVPLIVCATMGTTSSTACDPLRAIGEIAQRHGAWYHIDAAYGGSAAIVPEFRPLLDGVEVADSMVTNPHKWLMTNFDCSAYFVRDVDALLETFATAPAYLRTRHDADVVNYRDWGIPLGRRFRALKLWFVLRSYGAEALRAMIRTHIALGHELARWVDATPEWERLAPAPLGLVVVRHVPPVLAGDEAALSAHNAQIVARVNAIGTVQVTQTTLGGRYAIRVAIGAFRTEERHVREVWRVMQEAGMMDDG; the protein is encoded by the coding sequence ATGCAGCCGGAGGAATTCCGCCGGCACGGCCATGCCATCGTCGACTGGCTGGCGGATTACCTCCGCGACATCGAGCAGCAGCGCATCGTCCCGGACGTCATGCCGGGAGCGTTGCGTCGCGCGTTGCCGACCACCGCGCCCGAAGGCGGCGAGCCGTTCGACCAGATCCTCGACGATTTCCGCACGCAGATCGTCCCGGGGATGACCCACTGGGGTCACCCGGGGTGGTTCGCCTTCTTCCCGTCGAACGCATCGCCGCCGTCGATCCTCGGCGAATTCCTCACCGCCGGGCTCGCGGCGCAGTGCATGAGCTGGGTTACCTCGCCCGCCGCGACGGAACTCGAGCAGGTGGTGATGGCCTGGTACCGGCAGCTGCTCAGCCTGCCCGACGGCTTCACCGGCGTGATCCAGGACACGGCGTCGTCGTCGACGCTGGTGGCGTTCCTGACGGCACGGCAACGCGCGGGGGCCAACCTGTCGCGCTGCACCGCCTACTGGTCGAGCGAGGCCCACTCGTCCGTGGCGAAGGCGGCGCGATTGAGCGGGCTCGCCGACTCGCACTGCCGCGTGGTTGCGGTCGATGGCGACTTCGCGATGCGCCCCGAGGTACTCGCCATGATGATGGCGGATGATGTGGCCGCCGGGCTGGTGCCACTGATCGTCTGCGCGACGATGGGGACGACGTCGTCGACCGCGTGCGACCCGCTCCGCGCCATCGGGGAGATTGCCCAACGGCACGGCGCCTGGTATCACATCGACGCGGCGTATGGTGGGTCGGCCGCGATCGTCCCCGAGTTCCGTCCCTTGCTCGATGGGGTCGAGGTGGCCGACTCGATGGTCACGAACCCGCACAAGTGGTTGATGACCAACTTCGACTGCAGCGCGTATTTCGTGCGCGACGTCGATGCGCTGCTGGAGACCTTCGCGACGGCACCGGCCTACCTGCGCACGCGGCACGATGCCGACGTGGTGAACTATCGCGACTGGGGCATTCCCCTGGGCCGGCGCTTCCGCGCGCTCAAGCTCTGGTTCGTGCTGCGCAGCTACGGCGCCGAGGCGCTGCGTGCGATGATCCGGACGCACATCGCGCTGGGCCACGAGCTCGCGCGCTGGGTCGATGCCACGCCGGAGTGGGAGCGCCTCGCCCCTGCGCCACTCGGGCTGGTGGTGGTGCGCCACGTTCCGCCCGTGCTGGCCGGCGACGAGGCCGCGCTCAGCGCGCACAACGCGCAGATCGTCGCGCGCGTCAACGCCATTGGCACGGTGCAGGTGACGCAGACGACACTCGGCGGGCGGTATGCGATCCGCGTGGCCATCGGCGCGTTCAGGACCGAGGAAAGGCATGTGCGGGAAGTGTGGCGGGTGATGCAGGAAGCAGGGATGATGGATGATGGATGA
- a CDS encoding aminopeptidase P N-terminal domain-containing protein, giving the protein MRSALVRLLLPALVLTAAAPLAAQISSPGGPVPVELLQKRRAAFLATMPKGVAVIESSKIKSIDRGEYPQDADYRENANFFYFTGVESPGGRLVFIQPDSGSAQGSMTLYLPAPPAVRDAWSAARVYADTMAVRVTGLPMASIKPLPTPVRAARVAGAPIPTTPPDAFAPTVDSLLTATGLTRINERRTLAPLRWVKDADEIRRLRLASSITAEAHSAAMQQSRPGMWEYEIEGIVEYTFRRRGAERVGYPSIVGSGPNSTILHYDISRRQSKPGEVVLIDAAAEFGYYSTDLTRTFPISGKFTPRQKAVYELVLGAQQAAIDSVKPGTTLARLEQIARGWMKEHSGTICDPTITCENWKFFIHGLSHPVGLDVHDLNPQFATLQPGVTFTIEPGIYLPAESLGVRIEDVVLVTDNGYEILTKGAPRTVADIEKLMAQGRSGVAKPAATRTP; this is encoded by the coding sequence ATGCGCTCTGCCCTCGTCCGCCTGCTGCTGCCCGCCCTCGTCCTGACCGCGGCCGCCCCGCTGGCAGCCCAGATCAGCTCGCCCGGCGGACCGGTGCCGGTCGAACTGCTCCAGAAGCGTCGTGCCGCCTTCCTGGCGACGATGCCGAAGGGCGTGGCCGTGATCGAGTCGAGCAAGATCAAGAGCATCGATCGGGGGGAGTACCCGCAGGACGCCGACTATCGCGAGAACGCCAACTTTTTCTACTTCACCGGCGTCGAGAGCCCCGGCGGTCGGCTCGTCTTCATCCAGCCCGACTCGGGGAGCGCGCAGGGAAGCATGACGCTCTACCTCCCCGCGCCGCCGGCCGTCCGCGATGCGTGGAGCGCCGCGCGCGTGTATGCCGACACGATGGCCGTGCGTGTCACCGGCCTCCCGATGGCGTCGATCAAGCCGCTGCCGACCCCGGTGCGCGCTGCCCGCGTCGCCGGTGCGCCCATTCCGACCACGCCGCCCGACGCCTTCGCGCCGACGGTCGATTCGCTGCTCACCGCCACCGGGCTGACGCGGATCAACGAGCGACGCACCCTGGCGCCGCTGCGCTGGGTCAAGGATGCCGACGAGATCCGCCGGCTGCGGCTCGCCTCGTCGATCACCGCCGAGGCGCACAGCGCCGCCATGCAGCAGAGCCGGCCTGGGATGTGGGAATACGAGATCGAAGGGATCGTCGAATACACCTTCCGTCGGCGCGGCGCCGAGCGCGTCGGCTATCCGAGCATCGTCGGCTCGGGACCGAACAGCACCATCCTGCACTACGACATCTCGCGTCGGCAGAGCAAGCCGGGTGAAGTGGTCCTGATCGATGCCGCCGCCGAGTTCGGCTACTACAGCACCGACCTGACGCGCACCTTCCCGATTAGCGGGAAGTTCACGCCGCGGCAGAAGGCGGTCTACGAGCTCGTCCTCGGCGCGCAGCAGGCGGCGATCGACTCGGTGAAGCCGGGGACGACGTTGGCACGGCTGGAGCAGATTGCGCGCGGCTGGATGAAGGAGCACTCGGGGACGATCTGCGACCCGACCATCACCTGCGAGAATTGGAAGTTCTTCATTCACGGGCTCTCGCACCCCGTCGGTCTGGACGTGCACGACCTCAATCCGCAGTTCGCCACGCTGCAGCCGGGGGTGACCTTCACGATCGAGCCCGGCATCTATCTCCCGGCGGAGTCGCTCGGCGTGCGGATCGAGGACGTCGTGCTGGTGACCGACAACGGCTACGAGATCCTGACCAAGGGCGCCCCGCGCACCGTCGCCGACATCGAGAAGTTGATGGCGCAGGGACGGAGCGGCGTGGCCAAGCCGGCCGCGACCCGGACGCCTTGA
- the rpmG gene encoding 50S ribosomal protein L33, whose amino-acid sequence MAKKGRVQVKLRSSESAYMYVTTKNPKKHPERMELRKYDPMLKRHANFKEEK is encoded by the coding sequence ATGGCGAAGAAGGGACGTGTGCAGGTCAAGCTCCGCAGCAGCGAGAGCGCCTACATGTACGTGACGACGAAGAACCCGAAGAAGCACCCTGAGCGCATGGAGCTGCGGAAGTACGATCCGATGCTCAAGCGCCACGCGAACTTCAAGGAAGAGAAGTAG
- the rpsN gene encoding 30S ribosomal protein S14 produces MAKTSWIERNEKRKTLTARHREQRTKLKAVIRSLTANEAEKDAAMRKLQALPRNSSPVRIKNRCQVSGRAHAFVRRFGLSRIAFREMALEGKIPGVRKASW; encoded by the coding sequence ATGGCGAAGACCAGCTGGATCGAGCGCAACGAGAAGCGGAAGACGCTCACCGCACGGCACCGCGAACAGCGGACCAAGCTCAAGGCCGTCATCCGGTCGTTGACCGCGAACGAGGCCGAGAAGGATGCGGCGATGCGCAAGCTGCAGGCGCTGCCGCGCAACTCGTCGCCGGTCCGCATCAAGAACCGGTGCCAGGTGTCGGGCCGCGCGCACGCCTTCGTGCGTCGCTTCGGGCTGTCGCGCATTGCATTCCGTGAGATGGCGCTCGAGGGGAAGATCCCCGGCGTCCGCAAGGCCTCCTGGTAA
- the moaC gene encoding cyclic pyranopterin monophosphate synthase MoaC has translation MSLTHLDAKGRARMVDVGEKAVTRRIAVAEGNVLMSEVAFALVRDATATKGDVLTVAEVAGVMGAKQTAALIPLCHPVPLDRVTVTTELVPEWPGVRIVATATATARTGIEMEALVAVSVAALTVYDMIKAADRGARIEQIRLLEKAGGARGDWHAPDSMDPKGGMHT, from the coding sequence ATGAGCCTGACGCATCTGGATGCGAAGGGACGGGCCCGAATGGTGGACGTCGGCGAAAAGGCCGTCACCCGCCGCATCGCCGTCGCCGAAGGGAATGTCCTGATGAGCGAGGTGGCCTTCGCGCTGGTGCGCGATGCCACCGCCACCAAGGGCGATGTGCTCACGGTGGCCGAAGTGGCCGGCGTGATGGGCGCCAAGCAGACGGCCGCGCTCATCCCGCTCTGCCATCCGGTGCCGCTCGACCGGGTGACCGTCACCACCGAGCTGGTGCCCGAGTGGCCCGGCGTGCGGATCGTCGCCACGGCGACGGCCACAGCCCGCACCGGGATCGAGATGGAGGCCCTCGTGGCCGTGAGTGTCGCTGCCCTGACCGTGTACGACATGATCAAGGCGGCCGACCGTGGGGCCCGGATCGAACAGATTCGGTTGCTGGAGAAGGCCGGGGGCGCGCGCGGTGACTGGCACGCTCCCGACTCGATGGACCCGAAAGGAGGAATGCACACATGA
- a CDS encoding transglycosylase SLT domain-containing protein, which yields MMKRLVAQTAVLGVGALALLGLGAASNAIAGRDPLVTPLVAEDSASTMMTLQGQLKATRKELERAHQVLEFSGRYGIPADLSAAIYDNAVAEGIQPGVGFELVRLESDFKTTAQSGQAAVGLTQLQLRTARAYDPKLDHSDLMNRDTNLRIGFRYLKDLMKRFDNDVPLALEAYNKGPTLVAAQQEMGEEIVGKYSNAVLARVKRKS from the coding sequence ATGATGAAGCGACTCGTAGCGCAGACTGCCGTGCTTGGCGTCGGTGCCCTCGCCCTGCTGGGATTGGGTGCGGCGTCGAATGCCATTGCAGGGCGTGACCCGCTGGTGACACCGCTCGTGGCGGAAGACAGTGCGTCCACGATGATGACCCTGCAGGGCCAGCTGAAGGCAACGCGCAAGGAACTTGAACGTGCCCACCAGGTGCTCGAGTTCTCGGGCCGCTATGGAATTCCCGCGGATCTCTCCGCGGCGATCTATGACAACGCCGTCGCCGAGGGCATCCAGCCCGGCGTCGGCTTCGAATTGGTCCGCCTGGAAAGCGACTTCAAGACGACCGCACAGAGCGGTCAGGCCGCCGTCGGCCTCACGCAGCTGCAGTTGCGGACCGCGCGGGCCTACGACCCGAAGCTGGACCACAGCGACCTGATGAACCGCGACACCAACCTGCGGATCGGCTTCCGCTACCTGAAGGATTTGATGAAGCGGTTCGACAACGACGTCCCGCTCGCCCTCGAAGCGTACAACAAGGGCCCGACGCTCGTCGCCGCCCAGCAGGAGATGGGCGAGGAGATCGTCGGCAAGTACTCCAATGCCGTGCTGGCGCGGGTCAAGCGGAAGTCCTGA
- a CDS encoding LysM peptidoglycan-binding domain-containing protein has protein sequence MRRALLVVVALTGAGCARAAVESRPASSPAITPEQTPVAAPAAIPVTPVTTPAAIARRDLTVARDSAADAAALDSLQVAVPDSLPELNLDTPTFDLNVAAYAEHPRVQYYVDYFSGRGRERFQIWLDRMPRYETLARDRLSERGLPGDLVYLALIESGFSSSAVSRAKAVGMWQFMPATGKGYGLRIDGWVDERRDPIKATDAAARHLRDLTERFGSYYLAAAAYNAGAGKVGRSLDRMGATMGQGDEPLDLSSDDAFFSLADTRLIVQETRDYVPKLIAAALIAKSPTRYGFEAPDPIEPFPLDSVVLSGGTGLDLVARLADVSLESMRELNPHLLRLVTPPGESYAVRVPAGTAEIVRARYADVPLAERSAVATHKVKAGETVATVAKKYGVTAALVRSANRLSTRARVKSGSTLFIPVSRTLPASVFRAPEPIVTAAATTRTHIVRKGETLSGIAARYGVSVSSLRSTNRLSSKATIRSGQKLLVRRSGGTAAPAARRSTATTTRSAAPAARATSRTHVVKSGETIGGIASRYGVGQSALLRVNGLSQRSTIKVGQKIRVP, from the coding sequence ATGCGCCGTGCCCTGCTCGTTGTTGTTGCGCTGACCGGCGCCGGATGTGCCCGTGCCGCCGTCGAGTCGCGTCCCGCGAGCAGTCCGGCCATCACCCCGGAGCAAACCCCAGTCGCCGCACCCGCAGCAATCCCGGTCACTCCGGTCACCACGCCGGCGGCGATCGCCCGACGTGACCTCACGGTGGCCCGCGACTCCGCTGCCGATGCCGCCGCGCTCGATTCCCTGCAGGTGGCGGTCCCCGATTCCCTCCCCGAACTGAATCTCGATACGCCGACCTTCGACCTGAACGTCGCGGCGTATGCCGAGCATCCGCGGGTGCAGTACTACGTCGATTACTTCAGCGGTCGGGGCCGCGAGCGCTTCCAGATCTGGCTCGATCGGATGCCGCGCTACGAGACGCTGGCCCGCGATCGCCTGAGCGAACGTGGCTTGCCTGGCGACCTCGTCTACCTCGCGCTGATTGAATCGGGTTTCTCCTCCTCGGCGGTGAGCCGAGCCAAGGCCGTCGGGATGTGGCAGTTCATGCCGGCGACCGGCAAGGGCTATGGCCTCCGGATCGATGGCTGGGTGGATGAGCGCCGCGATCCGATCAAGGCGACCGACGCCGCCGCGCGGCACCTCCGCGACCTCACCGAGCGCTTCGGCTCCTACTATCTCGCCGCCGCCGCGTACAACGCCGGGGCCGGCAAGGTCGGACGCTCGCTGGATCGGATGGGTGCGACGATGGGGCAGGGCGACGAGCCGCTCGACCTGAGCAGCGACGACGCCTTCTTCTCGCTGGCCGACACGCGACTGATCGTGCAGGAGACCCGCGACTACGTGCCGAAGCTGATCGCGGCGGCGCTGATCGCGAAGTCGCCGACGCGCTACGGCTTCGAGGCTCCCGATCCGATCGAGCCGTTCCCGCTTGACTCGGTGGTGCTGAGCGGCGGTACCGGACTCGACCTGGTGGCCCGTCTCGCCGATGTCTCGTTGGAGTCGATGCGCGAGCTGAATCCGCACCTGCTGCGATTGGTGACGCCGCCGGGTGAGTCGTATGCCGTGCGCGTGCCGGCGGGGACCGCCGAGATCGTGCGGGCTCGGTATGCCGATGTGCCGCTCGCCGAACGCTCGGCAGTGGCGACGCACAAGGTGAAGGCAGGGGAGACGGTGGCCACCGTCGCGAAGAAGTACGGCGTCACCGCCGCGCTGGTTCGCTCGGCCAACCGCCTCTCGACACGGGCGCGCGTCAAGAGCGGCTCGACGCTTTTCATCCCCGTTTCACGGACGTTGCCGGCCTCGGTCTTCCGTGCACCGGAACCGATCGTGACGGCGGCCGCCACGACCCGCACGCACATCGTCCGAAAGGGCGAGACGCTCAGTGGCATCGCGGCGCGCTACGGCGTGTCGGTGTCTTCGCTGCGCTCGACCAACCGCCTTTCGTCGAAGGCGACGATCCGGAGCGGGCAGAAGCTGCTGGTCCGGCGGAGCGGCGGAACCGCGGCGCCGGCCGCGCGCCGGAGCACCGCGACGACCACGCGGTCCGCGGCGCCGGCCGCACGCGCCACGAGCCGCACGCATGTCGTCAAGTCCGGTGAGACGATCGGCGGGATCGCGAGCCGGTACGGTGTCGGACAGTCGGCATTGCTGCGGGTCAACGGGCTCAGTCAGCGCAGCACGATCAAGGTCGGCCAGAAGATCCGCGTCCCGTAG
- the ilvE gene encoding branched-chain-amino-acid transaminase, which produces MATTIWIDGQYYDRDTAKVSVFDHGLLYGDGVFEGIRAYDGKIFRLREHLERLYDSAKSIALTIPMTIDEMTTMTEEALKHSGIGNAYLRHIVTRGVGDLGLDPRNCPKPTVILIVDTIKLFKADVVARGLTVVTAGTPIPNREALSPRVKSLNYLAHIMAKLEGINAGADEVIMLDAGGTVAEGSGQNLFIIKKGVLKTTPPWAGILQGVTRDAVLELAHAMAMPVQETMLNRYDIYTADEAFFTGTASELVAIRTVDNRQIGTVWPGTQTKRLQEAFAALVRA; this is translated from the coding sequence ATGGCCACCACGATCTGGATCGATGGACAGTACTACGATCGCGACACCGCCAAGGTCTCCGTCTTCGACCACGGCTTGCTGTACGGCGACGGGGTCTTCGAGGGAATCCGCGCCTACGATGGGAAGATCTTCCGGCTCCGCGAGCACCTGGAACGGTTGTACGACTCGGCGAAGTCGATCGCGCTGACGATCCCCATGACGATCGATGAGATGACGACGATGACCGAGGAGGCGTTGAAGCACTCCGGCATCGGCAACGCCTACCTCCGGCACATTGTCACCCGCGGCGTCGGCGACCTCGGTCTCGATCCGCGCAACTGCCCCAAGCCCACGGTCATCCTCATTGTCGACACCATCAAGCTCTTCAAGGCCGATGTGGTCGCGCGCGGGCTGACGGTGGTGACGGCCGGCACGCCAATTCCGAATCGTGAGGCGCTCTCGCCGCGGGTGAAGTCGTTGAACTACCTCGCGCACATCATGGCGAAGCTCGAGGGGATCAACGCCGGTGCCGATGAGGTGATCATGCTCGACGCCGGCGGCACGGTCGCCGAGGGGTCGGGGCAGAACCTCTTCATCATCAAGAAGGGCGTGCTCAAGACCACGCCGCCCTGGGCGGGCATCCTCCAGGGCGTGACGCGCGACGCCGTGCTCGAATTGGCGCATGCCATGGCGATGCCGGTGCAGGAGACGATGCTCAATCGGTACGACATCTACACGGCGGACGAGGCCTTCTTCACCGGAACCGCGAGTGAACTGGTCGCGATTCGCACGGTCGACAACCGCCAGATCGGCACGGTCTGGCCCGGTACCCAGACCAAGCGGTTGCAGGAGGCGTTTGCGGCGCTCGTGCGGGCCTGA
- a CDS encoding ChaN family lipoprotein has protein sequence MLTLLLALAVTAPADTTPALWTPHRVYDAKHKRYADLEQMAAEAASSDVIFFGEQHDDGNAHRLERSLLEAVSRRRSDVILSLEMFERDVQGLLDDYLAGKIDEPTFLKTARPWPNYNVDYRPLVEFAKAKGWRVIAANVPRPIASAVSKQGLAAAIAALPDSSRRWAAADFGCPKDDYFERFGQSMGGHGPSTPEGMMRFYEAQCVKDETMAESIVRARSAGGSPLVIHMNGAFHSDYRDGTAERVARRGVKKITVLSAIPVPNLDTIEPKPERKKGEWLFFTLRVPKEPAAAAPSAK, from the coding sequence ATGCTGACACTTCTCCTTGCCCTCGCCGTGACCGCGCCGGCCGACACCACCCCGGCGCTCTGGACCCCGCACCGGGTCTACGACGCCAAGCACAAGCGCTATGCCGACCTCGAGCAGATGGCCGCCGAGGCCGCATCGAGCGACGTGATCTTCTTCGGCGAGCAGCACGACGACGGCAACGCGCACCGCCTGGAGCGGAGCCTGCTCGAAGCGGTCTCGCGGCGCCGGAGCGACGTGATCCTCTCGCTCGAGATGTTCGAGCGCGACGTGCAGGGACTGCTCGACGACTATCTCGCCGGCAAGATCGACGAGCCGACCTTCCTGAAGACGGCGCGCCCGTGGCCGAACTACAACGTCGACTATCGTCCGCTGGTCGAGTTCGCCAAGGCGAAGGGATGGCGCGTGATCGCGGCGAACGTGCCGCGGCCGATCGCGAGTGCGGTGTCGAAGCAGGGACTCGCTGCGGCGATCGCCGCGCTGCCGGACTCGAGCCGTCGCTGGGCCGCCGCCGACTTCGGCTGCCCGAAGGACGACTACTTCGAGCGCTTCGGGCAGTCGATGGGCGGCCACGGGCCGAGCACGCCCGAGGGGATGATGCGCTTCTACGAGGCGCAATGCGTCAAGGACGAGACGATGGCGGAGTCGATCGTGCGCGCGCGCTCGGCGGGCGGTTCGCCGCTGGTGATCCACATGAACGGCGCCTTCCACTCTGACTATCGCGATGGCACCGCCGAGCGCGTGGCGCGCCGCGGAGTGAAGAAGATCACCGTCCTCTCGGCGATCCCGGTGCCGAACCTCGACACCATCGAGCCGAAGCCGGAGCGGAAGAAGGGCGAGTGGCTGTTCTTCACCTTGCGCGTGCCGAAGGAGCCGGCGGCGGCAGCGCCGTCGGCGAAGTAG
- a CDS encoding fused MFS/spermidine synthase, whose amino-acid sequence MPTPMPIAAEASPRRLLLLLPLFVASGAAALIYEIVWFQLLGLVIGASAVSIAVLLATFMGGMCIGSLFLARRVSAARSPLKVYAALEAGIGVCGILVLLILPYAGGLYAAVGGSGPFGLLLRALLAALCLLPPTILMGATLPAISREVRATPEGMSYLGILYGGNTLGAVVGCLVAGFVLLRNFDVVTATGVAVCLNLLIAGAAWFMAGSRAASPEVASERATASLPPGSWPVLLTLALSGLTALGAEVVWTRILSLLLGPTTYTFSLILGGFLAGLGIGSSVGAFLGRFIANPRAALGWCQFLLVLALGWAAWSLTAALPYWPINPSLSSAPAYTFQIDIIRALWVVLPGALLWGASFPLGLAALASKDDDPARLVGVAYAANTLGAIIGSLVTSLVLIGTIGTQSTQRVLIGMAALSALLTLALVVGEQGRLKLAPRALLAGGAAALLGLWVMSTVGAIPPLLVGYGRFMAYRMNAHGDFIYVGEGTNSTVAVSQLENGVRNYHNAGKVQASSEPQDMRLQRMLGHFTTLLSPKPSEVLVIGFGAGVTAGAVSIDPMVQHVTIAELEPLVPKVAGEYFRESNHGVAQNPKVSVHIDDGRHFLLTSNTMYDAITADPFDPWTRGAASLSTLEFYQLARKHLKPGGVITVWLPLYENTMASVQSEIATFLEAFPNGVVWGNTNMGQGYDLVLSGTVGEAPIDVDALSARLGRPEYAAVSQSLGEIGFPTLESFLGTFAGRGPELKPWVAGADLNRDRNLRLQYLAGLGLNSYDQNLIYQAILGYRRWPEGFFTGDPVRLAAIMAQLTGVSP is encoded by the coding sequence ATGCCCACCCCCATGCCGATCGCCGCCGAGGCGTCCCCCCGACGCCTGCTCCTGCTGCTGCCGCTCTTTGTGGCCAGTGGTGCCGCCGCCCTGATCTACGAGATCGTCTGGTTCCAGCTGCTCGGCCTCGTGATCGGCGCATCTGCCGTCTCGATCGCGGTGCTCTTGGCGACCTTCATGGGCGGGATGTGCATTGGGTCGCTCTTCCTGGCCCGGCGCGTCTCCGCGGCGCGCTCGCCGCTCAAGGTCTACGCGGCACTCGAGGCCGGGATCGGTGTCTGCGGCATCCTGGTGCTCTTGATCCTCCCGTATGCCGGCGGACTCTACGCCGCCGTCGGCGGGTCGGGGCCGTTCGGCCTGCTGCTCCGCGCGCTGCTGGCCGCGCTCTGCCTGCTGCCCCCGACAATCCTGATGGGGGCCACCCTCCCGGCGATTTCGCGCGAGGTGCGCGCCACGCCAGAAGGGATGAGCTACCTCGGCATCCTCTATGGCGGCAACACCCTCGGCGCCGTGGTCGGCTGTCTCGTCGCGGGGTTCGTCCTGCTTCGCAACTTCGATGTCGTCACCGCGACGGGCGTCGCCGTCTGTCTCAACCTGCTGATCGCCGGCGCGGCCTGGTTCATGGCCGGATCGCGCGCGGCTTCGCCGGAAGTCGCCAGCGAGCGCGCCACCGCGTCGTTGCCCCCGGGCAGCTGGCCGGTGTTGCTGACCCTGGCGCTCTCCGGCCTCACCGCGCTCGGCGCCGAAGTCGTCTGGACCCGCATCCTCTCACTGTTGCTCGGCCCCACGACCTACACCTTCTCACTGATTCTCGGCGGCTTCCTCGCCGGACTCGGGATCGGGTCGTCGGTGGGGGCGTTCCTAGGACGCTTCATCGCGAATCCGCGCGCCGCCCTCGGCTGGTGCCAGTTCCTGCTCGTGCTCGCCCTCGGCTGGGCGGCGTGGTCCCTGACGGCGGCGCTGCCGTACTGGCCGATCAATCCGTCGCTCTCGTCGGCGCCGGCGTACACCTTCCAGATCGACATCATTCGCGCGCTTTGGGTGGTGCTCCCCGGCGCGCTGCTCTGGGGCGCCTCGTTCCCGCTCGGCCTCGCCGCGCTCGCCTCGAAGGACGACGACCCGGCGCGCCTCGTCGGCGTGGCCTACGCCGCGAACACGCTGGGCGCCATCATCGGGTCGCTGGTCACCTCGCTGGTGTTGATCGGGACCATTGGCACGCAGAGCACGCAGCGGGTACTGATTGGAATGGCGGCGCTGTCCGCGCTGCTCACACTGGCGCTCGTCGTCGGGGAGCAGGGACGTCTCAAACTCGCACCGCGCGCGCTGCTCGCCGGTGGCGCTGCGGCACTGCTCGGACTCTGGGTGATGTCGACCGTCGGCGCGATTCCGCCGCTGCTCGTGGGGTACGGCCGCTTCATGGCCTACCGGATGAATGCGCACGGCGACTTCATCTATGTTGGCGAAGGGACCAACTCGACGGTGGCGGTGTCGCAGCTCGAGAACGGCGTGCGCAACTATCACAATGCCGGCAAGGTGCAGGCCTCGAGCGAGCCGCAAGACATGCGGCTGCAGCGGATGCTCGGCCACTTCACGACGTTGCTCTCGCCGAAGCCGAGCGAGGTGCTGGTGATCGGCTTCGGGGCGGGGGTGACGGCGGGTGCGGTGAGCATCGATCCGATGGTACAGCACGTGACCATCGCCGAGCTCGAGCCGCTGGTGCCGAAGGTGGCGGGCGAATACTTCCGCGAATCGAATCACGGCGTGGCGCAGAATCCGAAGGTGTCGGTGCACATCGATGATGGCCGCCATTTCCTGCTCACCAGCAACACGATGTATGACGCGATCACCGCCGACCCGTTCGATCCGTGGACGCGCGGGGCGGCGTCGCTCTCGACGCTGGAGTTCTACCAGTTGGCGCGCAAGCACCTGAAGCCGGGCGGCGTGATCACCGTCTGGCTGCCGCTCTACGAGAACACGATGGCGTCGGTGCAGAGCGAGATCGCGACCTTCCTCGAAGCGTTTCCGAACGGCGTCGTGTGGGGCAACACCAACATGGGGCAGGGTTACGACCTGGTCCTCTCGGGGACTGTCGGCGAGGCGCCGATCGACGTCGATGCGCTCTCGGCTCGTCTAGGGCGGCCGGAGTACGCCGCGGTGAGCCAGTCGCTCGGCGAGATCGGCTTCCCGACCCTGGAATCGTTCCTCGGCACCTTCGCCGGCCGAGGGCCGGAGCTGAAGCCGTGGGTGGCGGGTGCCGACCTGAATCGAGATCGCAACCTGCGGCTCCAGTACCTGGCCGGGCTCGGGCTCAACAGTTACGACCAGAATCTCATTTACCAGGCGATCCTCGGCTATCGCCGGTGGCCCGAAGGCTTCTTCACCGGCGACCCGGTCCGATTGGCGGCCATCATGGCCCAGTTGACCGGGGTTTCCCCGTGA